The bacterium genome includes the window CGCGGTCGTCCGCGGGATCGGGGTAGACATGCATGACCGGATCCCCCGGCATACGCGTATCATCGACACCCAGCACGGAAATCGTGAGCGGGTCGGAGAGGCTGCTGCAACCATGCTCGTTGGTGATTCGCACCCGGTATGTTCCCGTCGCGACCGCAACATGATACTGATTCGTGGCACCGGGGATATTCTGTCCATTGAGCATCCACTGGTACATCGGACCCAGATCCGTCATCAGAACATCACCCGTACGGTTGATCCGGGGCTTGTCCGGTGCAGGCAGAATCTGCACGAACACTGTGTCCGATCTGCCCTCGCAACCGGCGGCATTTCCTACGGTTACAAAATAGGCGCCGGATCGCATGATGAGGGCCTTCTGTCCCGTCGCCCCGTTGTTCCAGTTATAGTACGTGAAGCCCGCACCCGCATCAAGTATGAGCGTATCGCCGTCGCACAGCGTCTGCGTACCGCCGGGCTGCAGCTGCGGATGCGGAATGGGATACACTTCGACATGCACGGTATCCGACTGTCCACTCTGTCCGGAGGGCGTTTTCACCGTGCACCAGTAATCACCCGTCGTACTTACGGTAAGCGAACGCTGCTCGTAGCCGGTGGACCATTTATAGGAAGCGTATCCTTCCGGCGCATTGAGGGTGACGGTCTCACCTTCGCAGAGCAGAAGATCGTCGTCATGGGTGAGCTGGACCGTGAACGGGATATCGAGTGCGGGGAGTGTGACATCACCACCTGCGATGCAGGCGAAGGCGCCGTTTTCGGTGAACTCCACCTGGATGTTTGCGGTCTTACCGAGCGCGACCGGGTCGTGCTCGAGATACCATTCGATGAACGCTTCCTCATCCGGAGCCAGGGAACCGGGATTGAGCTGCCTTGTGAGCTGTCGTTCGCTGGCGGAGCCGGTGAGCGTAAAGCCGTCGGGGAGAAGAATGCTCGCGATCATCGACCCGGTTTGCGCAGCCCCGTTATTCTTTATCCCGGCGCGCACGGTAAACGGCATCGGGGTATATCCCTTCTGGTCGGGACGAATTTCGATTTCGGGGATATCGAGACTGCATTCGAAGGAGGTCGTTGCAGGAGGCACATAGACCTGCACACAGCAATCGATCGACTTGTGATTGTCCATCATGCCAGTGATGCAGATCATTGTGGAATCCCCTGTGGGAATGGGCCTGGCTGCAACCTGCCAGCTCACCTCCGCGTAATTGCCGGGTGCAATATTCGGTGGTGAGGCAGACTGCTCATCCATCAACGGAGAAACCAGCCGGAGTACTGTCGTATCATACGCGATCTTGAAACGGGCATTCAATGCGTCCGCCTCTCCCGTATTGAAAAAGCGACCGGTTACCGTGAAAGGATTCGGCACATAGTCCGTGATCAATTCCTCCCATGCCAGCTGGCTGGGCCCATCCATGGTGCACGCGACTTCGGGTACCGCGGGCACGATACACACTTCGCCGGACGCCACCTTCGGAATGAAGCAGCCCTGTTCGAAATTCGGCTGATAGAAACTGACCTGTGTGCAGGTGGTATCCTGTACCATCACCGTGCCGAAGGTCAAATTCAAAAGCAATCCGTTCCCGCTGACGGGGATGCGGGCGGCTGTTTGAATATACACGCCCCCTGCGGCGGGACTGACGGTGAAGGGCACGCCGTGGAGCAGATACCCGACGGGTGCCTCAGCCGCCTTGAACTGCAGTTTTGATTCGTCGAAAAGCACGGTAAAGCGGAAGGGATAGAACATCCTGTCATCGATGGGTGTGATGAGCTCAAGTGGAACGTCGACATCCGCGCCTCCTTTCGCATAGGTATCACCCAACTCCATGTACAGATCGGAGAACGTTGTTGAATCCATCGGTGCGCGATAGGTCTTGGTCTCCACATCCGTTCCACCGCAGAAATCTTTCAGCTGCAACTCGACCGAACGATAGCCGCCATCCGCGCAGTCGCGTTCGTACGTGATGACACATTCCTGCATTCCCTGCTGGATGATGGTCATGATTTCCAGGTAGATTGCGGCAAGCTGTCCGGCATTCGGCGTCTGGTAGTAGCGTCCCCCCGTAAGCAGCGCAATCATTTCCAGTTCCGTCGCATTGATGGAAGTACCCAGTCCAATGGTAAACACGGGGATGCGATTCCGGTTCGCGAGGGAGATGATTTCTGCCGGTGTGCGCGTCGAGGAATTGTCGCCACCGTCCGTCATCACAATCACCGCACGACACTGATTGACTCCATTGTTGATAAGCTCGATGATACCGGCGTAGCATCCGTCCCACACCGCGGTGCCCCCTCCGGCCGGGATTCCGTCTACCGCCGAGTACAACAGCGGCTTGAGCGTGGTCATCTGCTGGGCGATGTTCACCTGCGTGTTGAACCAGATAACCGTCGCCTCATCGATCATGCCGTCCATCCCATCGACGAAGGCACGTCCCGCGGCCTTCGCCCCGGCATTCCCGGCGCCGGACATCGAACCGGACGCGTCGAACACCAGCGCCACACTCATTCCGCAACGCACGGAAGGATCCGGACACCACAGCGTGAAATCCTTCACCTCGATATCATTTTCAAAGATTTTGAAATCCTGCTTCGCCATGTTGTACGCGGGATTGCCATTACATCCCACCGAGAAATACAGCTCAATCGTCGGCCAGTTCACCGTCACACGTTTGAAATTCAGGTTGGGCTGTGCGTATGTCACCGACAGCGCAAGCAGGGAAAAAACAACAGTGAGAAGAATGCGTCGCATAGCTACCTCCATAAAAAATGTACCACCGTGCCTGCAGGTTTTATCTGGCACGGCGCATCCACCCGTTAATAATGCAGTCGTGATAAAACCTGTGTTTGTCCTGTATACAATAGATATACAATACAGATCAAAACGTTGAGATTCAAGTGGGGATGGCAGCATGATGACCGCTGGACTCATTTCATCGAGGCGGCGTGTATTTGTTCCGAAAATTTCGGCTTGCTATGTTGGCGAATCACAATCACAGTCTTATTCCATGTACTGATGGGAAACCAATCCGGCATGACACACGGTGTGTGCGCTTCGTGAGTCTGCCCGGAGAGCCGGAACACATGGAATATTGAGCAGGCGAACACGATCAAAGGAACATGATGACTATAAAGACCACTGCAACACAGCCGCCGGCAAAATGGCAACAGCGCCTGATATTCTTCCTCATACCTCTCGGATTCATCATCTCGGCATACCTGCTGTACATGCATATCAGTCCGCAGCTCGGGATGGGCGGAGGAAATCTCTGTTCCATGCTCTTCGGAAATGGCTGCGACGCGGCCTTGATGACGACGTGGTCAGCTTTTCTGGGTGTCCCTCTCGCAGCCTGGGGTATCACCTATTATGTCACGCTCTCCCTCATACTTCTATTTTACCGGCTCACACGTTCAGCGGATGCAGTTCCCGTTCCCGGTATCGCGGTGTTCATCGGTGTCATGGGAGCGGCAGCCGGGATAGCACTGCTGGTCATCATGCTGGGAGGCTGGAGTCCCTTCTGTGCCTTCTGTGCCATTGAACATGGACTGAATCTTGTGTTGGCCTGGCTGTTGCTCAGGGCCAACGGTGAGGGTGTGCTTCGACTCCTCGGACGCGGATGGAGTATCATCCGTGATTTCTTTGCAGGCACGGAAAAGCTCTCAGTATCACAACGACTTTCCGTCGCGGGTGTTTCGATCGCCCTCGTCGTCGCCATTGGCCTCTATCAGTGGGCGTACATCATCGAGCAATCACTGGAGATCGGATCGTTGCAGATCAACGAACAGGCGATCGTCAGGGATCTGCAGCTTCAACGACCTGTGGACATCCCCATCGACTCCACAGACGCTATCCTGGGTGATCCGACTTCTACGTTGAAGGTGGTGCTCTTCAGTGATTTTGAGTGTCCTTCATGTAGAAAATTGGCAAAAGAACTGATGCGCATGTCCCCTCTCTTCGACCAACGTGCCATGCTTGTGTTCAAGAACATGCCACTGGGGAAGGGCTGCAATCCGGCCCTGGAGGAAGACATCCACCCGAAGGCCTGCCTCTATGCACGCGCCGCGGAGGTCGCGCGTCAACAGGGGAAGTTCTGGGAGTATCACGACGACCTGTTCAATGCGGCGATTGCCGGGCAACAACCGAATCTGATTACCCTTGCGACCAATCATGGCATCGACTCACTTACCTTCGTCACGCAGCTCGATGCCCCGGAGACCGCCGCGAAGGTGCGACGTGATGTGGAACTGGCGTTGAAGCTCGGCATCAACGGTACTCCGGCGCTCTATATCAACGGTGCTGCCGTCAATGACATTCGTCCGCGATCCGTGCATTTTCTCCTCGAACACATCATCCGCACCCGTGAAATGATCAATCGGCTGCCCGTGGAACATGTGGATGAGGAATTTGAACAGACCGGAGACTAAGCAGAAGAATTGACTGTGGCATGGGGAGTCAGGGCCTGAGGCAGGAGGCAATCCGCGTCAAAAAAAAACCGGTGGAGCGACACTCCACCGGTAAAAAAAACAAACCTTCGAACATGTCTTAATTCGAGTTGGCCTTGATCGTACAACGGATCATGGCATTTCCTTCCGTGTCAATGACACGCATCGACTCGTTCGTGAGTCCGAGATACGTGTTACAGGTCCATCCTTTTTCGATCACTGCCTGCGACGGGATATAAGCTTCGGCGATGGTGAAATGGCAGGTGAGCTTCGTATTTCCACTCGGAGTGGCAACCGAATGTGTGCTTACCCAGGTTGCACCGGGAGCACCGAGATTGCAACCAGCTTCGGTGATGACGATCGCGCCTTCAGCCTGCGTGATGTTCGGCACAATCATGAAACCGAGCATGAGAACGGCGACGCCGGAGACGATGGCAAGACGAATGGCATTTATTTTACGCATGAGAAACTCCTTTTTTATCTGCTGCCACGTGGTGTTTGAGACTTGCGCGTAGCGGCAGCGTGTACGCACAAAATTTTTACAGCGTTCAATCGTACTCTCACCGCGTAAACGAACGCGGCTTCTTCTCGACTGGCTTGATCCTTTCACCAGTGAACTCGGTAACAAACCGACAAACGGTGCTTCCTTGCCAGTAGCTTTATTTAGGATAATGACTATCCGAATATAGGCTATGATTTCTTCGAACGCAAGTTTTTTTGTGTGGAGACTGCTGCACCGCTTCCTGTCCGCATATGCAATGGCCTCATCACCGAATCCCGTTACTCAAAGCCTCGGGAAATTGTGATGATCTCCCTCACTGCGCGCCTTGCGCCACCCGCCTCGGCGAATGCGCGTGCGATGCGCTCGGCACCGGCCTTTCGCGTCAACGCCTGCCGGACTGCAGCGCGCAGGTTCTTCACATTGAGTTTTCGGAGCGGAAGCATGCTGCCAGACTCGCTGACCTCGGCGCGGCGCGCGGTCTCGGACTGATCGCGTCCGCAGGGGATAACGCAGACGGGAACGCCAGCAGCGAGCGCGCGCTGGGTGCCGCCCATACCACCGTGCGTCACCACGAGATCGATACTGTTCATGATTGCAGCGTGCGACAGGAAGCGGGTGATATGCACGTATTCATGGGGAGCGGTAAACTGTGCAGGATCCAGTGCGGCCGTGGTTACAATGAGACTTCCCTCCTCATCGGCCAGTGCCTGCAGCGCGGTCTCGATGATGGCACCGTCATCCTGTTTCTCGGTGGAAACGCTGACCAGTATCCGGGGTGAAGGAAGCGCGTTGAGCCAGTCCGGCGCCGGGGCAGGAGGTGCCCAGAGTCCGGGACCGATGGGAAGAATATTCTTCGGCCAATGCTCCCGGGGGTACTCGAAGGGTTCTGCGGTACGATACAGCAGGAGATCTGGCTGCGTGTACATGTCATCGAGTTTCGTGAAAGGAAGTACTCCCATCTCCTCACGGATAGCATTGAGACCTTCAAGCTGGGGACGCACGGCGCGGCCGACGAGGGTGTCCACCACGCGATCGCGCAGTCGATGCAATGCGTTCGCGGGGGGAGCAAAACCCGGTCCGAAGGCAGGCGTATCCGCCGAAGCTATGGGCAGGATATACGGCATAAACATCACCCACGGCGCACCCTGCGCTTCCGCGAACGCCGCAGCGCCCCAGGTGTTGACGTCGATGATGAGCAGATCGGGTTGGATGCGCGTAACGGTGTTGCGCAGATCCTGGATTTCAAGAGGCGCCCGCTGAAGCCAGGTGCTGGTGGCGGACTTGAACTGCGCCATGGGATTGCCTTCACGGTAATCTTCGAGAGGCAGGGACTCGATGTCCGGGGAAATGGGGATGTGATAAAGTCCCTCCGCCGATACGACCTCCTTCTCCGCTGCGAGGGTCTGGACGTGGACCTCATATCCCTGCGCTTCGAGTTCGATCGCGATGTCCATCATCGGGTACAGGTGTCCGCGTGCCGGGGATGTATAGATAAGAACAGTGTTCATGCGGCCTCCAGAATATTCCTGACCATGACCGACATCACGCGCTGCACAGCCCGTACGCTGCGACCGAGATCCAGTCGCAATAGCTTCCAGGCGTAAATGTCCGTCGCGACCACAAGCGCATCAATCGTCGCCGTATCGCTGCGAAACAAATGCCTCGCGAAACAGCGGCGCGCCCATCTCCTGTGAAACTCCCTTCCCCTGCGCATCATCTGGGCAACGAACACATCCCCATCCCGCTCCTGTGCCAGGAGGTTGAGGATCAGCCGACCCTCTGCCTCATAGTGCGCGATGAGATCGTCAACGGCCGCTTCGATGCTGTCGTACGCGAAATTCCCCCGCTGCTTCTGCACCCGCGCCGCCACACGCTGCGCGACGGCATTGAAGCAGCCATCCCGCGACTCCATATGCCGCAGCACCGTCTGCACCGTCGTCCCTGCCCCCTCCGCAATCGCCTCAAGCGTGATTTCGGAAATCAACCTGCTCGCAAGCAGTCCCTCCGTGGCGACAAGGATACTCTCCCGCGTCTCCGCGGCCTGCTTTGACCGCCGGGACATATCGTAACGTCGTGTCATCGTCGTTTCTATTTCATGTTAATAAGACTAACATGAATATATGGCGCACAAAATGGAATGTCAAATGACGCGCACGCATCCACTGCGATAACAGCGCGTCCCCCCCCAACACCATCCTGTGCGCGCTGGATACTTCAATTTTACCCCACAGGGTATAAATTGTGAATATACCCTGCAGGGATGTTCGATGAATTGAGGACGAGCGACTATTCAGGTCAGGTTGACAAGAAGTGGACTTCTCTCACCCCAGCCGGTGACGAAAGCGCGACGGCGGGCGCGGGTGACGGCGACGTGCAGCAGCGATCGCTCCATGGTTTCGATCTGCGCGCGGGCAGCGGCGTCTGCAGCAGAATCCATCGCATAGTGCAGAGGCATTGTCGCGGCATCCATACCAGCGACGAAGACGGCCCCGAATTCGAGACCTTTCACACGATGCATGGTGGCGAGGCGAATGCCGGACACACTGCGGTCGTCATGCATGCTGTTGTCGATGATCTTCACTTGCAGGCCTTTGACTTCAAGCGCACCGCTGTAGCGGTTGACCTGCTCATTGGTACGGGAGGTGAGACAGATGTTTCTGTCGTCCACCCCTTCCTCGCGCAGCTCGGCGATGCGGGCGCAGATGAAATCCACCTCTTCCCCGAAGCTCGGGAAATGCTGCACGACAGGAGCGCTGCCGTGGACGAGAGAACGGTAACCATCCAGACTGTCCGCTTCTCCGTCGAGATCGTCAAACTGCCTGCCCTCAAGCAATGCCACGGCCCAGCGGCGGGTTTCCTCCGTCGTACGATAGTTGACGCGCAGGCGGCGCGCACGACCACGAATTTCAATACCGCAGCGACCCAGCACCACGGGCTGACCGTAAATGCGCTGATGCGCGTCACCGACGATGAACATATCATTCGGCTGGGGAGGAACGATAGCGCGCAGCAGGCGATATGTTTCAACACGCATATCCTGCGCTTCGTCCACCACTACCGCACGATACGGGAGTTCGCTCCCGGCACGTTCGATCAGCCCGCGGCATTCACGCGCAACGTCCATCGGTTCCATCAGTCCCTTCTCATCCAGCATGCGGCGGTATTCCTCGAAGAGGGGCCAGATTTCCATGCGCTGCCGAAGTGTGAGCGAGGTACCGCGTCCCGAGCGCTGCGCACGCAAGTATTCCTGCTGCGTAATGATTCCCTGCTCCTGCACCACCCACTCCCACTCATCCCGCAGGAAGGCTGCGGGGTAGTCAAGGGGACGACCACCAAGCACCTGCTCCCAGATGGATTTATTCCCCGAATGAAAATGCAATCCAAACTCATACCCGTTGTGCCGTAGCATCACATCGGCCCAGCGGTCGATGTTGACGACGTCGACGCGCTTCATCTGTTCGTCACTGAGCAGCTGTCTCAGGTTCTCCTGGATATCTGTCGCAAGGTTGCGTGTGAAGGTGGTGAACAAAATGCGCTGTCCATCCTCCACCACATGTTCGAGCAGCCATTTCACCCGGTGCATCGCAGCGACGGTCTTTCCGGTACCGGCACCGCCAAGGACGCGGATGGGACCGTTCGCTTGCATTTCCACGACCTTTCGCTGCGTGGGATGCAGGAATACGCGCCAGTGTTCCAGTGGCGCCTGCAGCATTTCATCCAGCTCCGCGTCATCAGAAAGCAGCCGGAAACGCCGCTGCGAATCGGGATGCGCGAGCGCCGAGGCATAGTCCTCAGCATCAATCTTCGCCTGACGCGCCGTCTCGAGTTCCGCCCACGCTTCCTCCACACTGCAGCCCGCTGCGAGAAGAAGCAATGCCTCCGCCGCTTCCTCGGGGAAGATGGATTCGAGTTCATCGAAATGCGCTTCGTCCTTCACAATGCGCACCAGGGGAAGGAAGGGCTCGGGGATGCCGAGACGAAGGAGGTCTTTGTCCTTCACATGCGCAAACAGGACCTCCTCCCTTTCATCACCGTCACCATTCTCCGCCAGTCGTCCTTCAAGTATCACTTCGTCATACAGCTGCAGTGCGCCGATGGCGGGATTGAGATGCATGCGCTTGCTGCGTCCCCAGTCGTAGGCATCGTCATGATGATCGACCCAGAGGAGGATGAACACATTGCCTTTCGGTTCCTTGAAGACGATGCCACGGTAATCCCTGTCGATGCGAACGGAGCGGAGATTCTCATCGACACTGTCGAATTTCTCAAGGTTGATTCCCGTGGAATCGGGATTGGACTGAAATTTTTTGATGAAATCTTCCGTCTTCTTCTGTTGCGCTTTCGGAAGCCTGCTGTAGGAGGAGAAGAAATCCTTCCCCACTGCCAGTTTTACTTCATGCATGTGTTATCCCTCTCTTCATTTCGTTTCTTTCAGGTGTTCTTTCCAGATTGCCGCGGTCAGGGATTTCCACCCGGAAGACGCGTACTGCTTCGCTGCCGCATCGTCGGCAACAAGAGCGACGAGTGCGTCAGGCCACGCGGCGATGGACTGCGCGACGACTTTGCCGTCGGACGCCAACTCATGCATCAACACGCCCACGCCGAGTCCGGAGGCTTCGAGTCCGCGTACGGCCTGCGCTTCTTCTTCGGTCAGAATTTCCTCAGGCGGGATTTCCCACTCGGCGTCCGGCATGGACTCTTCAGGTATGACATCAGACAGCCACTCCTCCTTCGCATCCTTCATGCCACTGTCGGCAATCATGGCGAAGTTCGGGAGGAATTGCCACAGGTTGACCGCGTGCAGCATACTGTTCCACATTTGCCTGTAAGGCGGATCATCACTGTAGTCAGGAGCATCTCCGAAGCGCAGAAGCAGCTGCAGCTTCTCGTAATCGCCGGACTGCGTCGCCTGCATGGGTATGCTGCGCGAAATGACACCGGCACGGTGTCCGAGAAGTGGAATGTCCATTTCGGAAAAGAGTACATCTCCTGAGGGCAAAACGGCAGGAACGGTCAAGGTGTCGGTGCTCTCCGCAAGCCAGAGTTCCTTCCTGCGCAATTGCACACCGGGAGCACTCCGGAAATCCCTGCCCTTGATACCTGCCAACGCGAATCGCAGCATGTACGCGCGGTAATCGGCCTCGGTCCCGCTGGCCAGGAATTCGAGAAGCATGACGAGGGAATTTTTATTCTCGCTGCCCCTCAACTTCGTCTGCGCCTCGGGCACGGAAGACTGGCCGAGGAGACGCCCCAACATGTCATCCTCCGTTGTGAGGAAGGGACACGCGGGCGTCTCTTCCTGCTTTTCGTAGCGCTCAAGATCGTCCCAGGTGATGGACCATACATGATAGCGTCCCGAACGCAGCAGGGCCATGCGCTGATTGAGGTCGGTACCGACGCGTCCGGGACCGTTGGACTTCATTGCGTGATACTCGAATCCATCGGTAAACACGACGACCGGCTTGATCGGTGCATTTTCGTCGAGCGGATAAATGACGAAATCCGCACGAGAAGGAATGGCCACCTGCTCAGCTGCCCCGAGGGACTGCTGGAACACCAGCCCATACTCCCGTGTGCCGATGCGCATGCGGTAGCCATCCATGCCGTGAATGAATCGGCGCGTTCTGCTCACGGGCTTGCCTGCGGGACGAGCGGCAAAAAGCATGTTGACGAAGTAGCGTTCCAGCTCGCTCTCCAGCAGGGGAAATACGCTGATCTCATCAATACTCTTGACCTCGTGCAGCGATTCCCAGGCACCGAGAATGCTCTCAAGAATATCCTCAGCCGCTTCGCGGGAAATGTCTGCCATATGATAGCTCAGGCGATAGGCGTACAGGCAGCTGTAACAGCCGTCCTTTCCCTCCTTCCGGCAGCTGCATTCGCGCAGATGATTGAGTGCGCGTGTGAATACATCACGAAGGACGTCCGTGTTCTGCAGCAGTTCCTTCAGGTAGCCGGTGCCGCCCGGGACCACGTCATAAAGGACGAGGTACTTCTTCATCACCGCCGTCTGTGGCATGGGCTCCTG containing:
- a CDS encoding VWA domain-containing protein; amino-acid sequence: MRRILLTVVFSLLALSVTYAQPNLNFKRVTVNWPTIELYFSVGCNGNPAYNMAKQDFKIFENDIEVKDFTLWCPDPSVRCGMSVALVFDASGSMSGAGNAGAKAAGRAFVDGMDGMIDEATVIWFNTQVNIAQQMTTLKPLLYSAVDGIPAGGGTAVWDGCYAGIIELINNGVNQCRAVIVMTDGGDNSSTRTPAEIISLANRNRIPVFTIGLGTSINATELEMIALLTGGRYYQTPNAGQLAAIYLEIMTIIQQGMQECVITYERDCADGGYRSVELQLKDFCGGTDVETKTYRAPMDSTTFSDLYMELGDTYAKGGADVDVPLELITPIDDRMFYPFRFTVLFDESKLQFKAAEAPVGYLLHGVPFTVSPAAGGVYIQTAARIPVSGNGLLLNLTFGTVMVQDTTCTQVSFYQPNFEQGCFIPKVASGEVCIVPAVPEVACTMDGPSQLAWEELITDYVPNPFTVTGRFFNTGEADALNARFKIAYDTTVLRLVSPLMDEQSASPPNIAPGNYAEVSWQVAARPIPTGDSTMICITGMMDNHKSIDCCVQVYVPPATTSFECSLDIPEIEIRPDQKGYTPMPFTVRAGIKNNGAAQTGSMIASILLPDGFTLTGSASERQLTRQLNPGSLAPDEEAFIEWYLEHDPVALGKTANIQVEFTENGAFACIAGGDVTLPALDIPFTVQLTHDDDLLLCEGETVTLNAPEGYASYKWSTGYEQRSLTVSTTGDYWCTVKTPSGQSGQSDTVHVEVYPIPHPQLQPGGTQTLCDGDTLILDAGAGFTYYNWNNGATGQKALIMRSGAYFVTVGNAAGCEGRSDTVFVQILPAPDKPRINRTGDVLMTDLGPMYQWMLNGQNIPGATNQYHVAVATGTYRVRITNEHGCSSLSDPLTISVLGVDDTRMPGDPVMHVYPDPADDRVTLSLEMPAGMTGSVFLVDILGKTELLRDAVGSGQRIKTTLDLSGRAKGMYHIMLRTPDGVYTKKFLKK
- a CDS encoding thioredoxin domain-containing protein; this translates as MTIKTTATQPPAKWQQRLIFFLIPLGFIISAYLLYMHISPQLGMGGGNLCSMLFGNGCDAALMTTWSAFLGVPLAAWGITYYVTLSLILLFYRLTRSADAVPVPGIAVFIGVMGAAAGIALLVIMLGGWSPFCAFCAIEHGLNLVLAWLLLRANGEGVLRLLGRGWSIIRDFFAGTEKLSVSQRLSVAGVSIALVVAIGLYQWAYIIEQSLEIGSLQINEQAIVRDLQLQRPVDIPIDSTDAILGDPTSTLKVVLFSDFECPSCRKLAKELMRMSPLFDQRAMLVFKNMPLGKGCNPALEEDIHPKACLYARAAEVARQQGKFWEYHDDLFNAAIAGQQPNLITLATNHGIDSLTFVTQLDAPETAAKVRRDVELALKLGINGTPALYINGAAVNDIRPRSVHFLLEHIIRTREMINRLPVEHVDEEFEQTGD
- a CDS encoding glycosyltransferase, whose translation is MNTVLIYTSPARGHLYPMMDIAIELEAQGYEVHVQTLAAEKEVVSAEGLYHIPISPDIESLPLEDYREGNPMAQFKSATSTWLQRAPLEIQDLRNTVTRIQPDLLIIDVNTWGAAAFAEAQGAPWVMFMPYILPIASADTPAFGPGFAPPANALHRLRDRVVDTLVGRAVRPQLEGLNAIREEMGVLPFTKLDDMYTQPDLLLYRTAEPFEYPREHWPKNILPIGPGLWAPPAPAPDWLNALPSPRILVSVSTEKQDDGAIIETALQALADEEGSLIVTTAALDPAQFTAPHEYVHITRFLSHAAIMNSIDLVVTHGGMGGTQRALAAGVPVCVIPCGRDQSETARRAEVSESGSMLPLRKLNVKNLRAAVRQALTRKAGAERIARAFAEAGGARRAVREIITISRGFE
- a CDS encoding TetR/AcrR family transcriptional regulator, with translation MTRRYDMSRRSKQAAETRESILVATEGLLASRLISEITLEAIAEGAGTTVQTVLRHMESRDGCFNAVAQRVAARVQKQRGNFAYDSIEAAVDDLIAHYEAEGRLILNLLAQERDGDVFVAQMMRRGREFHRRWARRCFARHLFRSDTATIDALVVATDIYAWKLLRLDLGRSVRAVQRVMSVMVRNILEAA
- a CDS encoding AAA family ATPase, which encodes MHEVKLAVGKDFFSSYSRLPKAQQKKTEDFIKKFQSNPDSTGINLEKFDSVDENLRSVRIDRDYRGIVFKEPKGNVFILLWVDHHDDAYDWGRSKRMHLNPAIGALQLYDEVILEGRLAENGDGDEREEVLFAHVKDKDLLRLGIPEPFLPLVRIVKDEAHFDELESIFPEEAAEALLLLAAGCSVEEAWAELETARQAKIDAEDYASALAHPDSQRRFRLLSDDAELDEMLQAPLEHWRVFLHPTQRKVVEMQANGPIRVLGGAGTGKTVAAMHRVKWLLEHVVEDGQRILFTTFTRNLATDIQENLRQLLSDEQMKRVDVVNIDRWADVMLRHNGYEFGLHFHSGNKSIWEQVLGGRPLDYPAAFLRDEWEWVVQEQGIITQQEYLRAQRSGRGTSLTLRQRMEIWPLFEEYRRMLDEKGLMEPMDVARECRGLIERAGSELPYRAVVVDEAQDMRVETYRLLRAIVPPQPNDMFIVGDAHQRIYGQPVVLGRCGIEIRGRARRLRVNYRTTEETRRWAVALLEGRQFDDLDGEADSLDGYRSLVHGSAPVVQHFPSFGEEVDFICARIAELREEGVDDRNICLTSRTNEQVNRYSGALEVKGLQVKIIDNSMHDDRSVSGIRLATMHRVKGLEFGAVFVAGMDAATMPLHYAMDSAADAAARAQIETMERSLLHVAVTRARRRAFVTGWGERSPLLVNLT